In Agrobacterium tumefaciens, a single genomic region encodes these proteins:
- the carB gene encoding carbamoyl-phosphate synthase large subunit, translating to MPKRQDIKSILIIGAGPIVIGQACEFDYSGTQACKALKEEGYRVILVNSNPATIMTDPGLADATYVEPITPEVVAKIIAKERPDALLPTMGGQTALNTALSLKRMGVLDRYNVEMIGAKPEAIDMAEDRALFREAMARIGLETPKSMLANATEIKDADRKTHEAARTELKAKLSGAELDKALDNLENQWNLGETDRKQRYISHAMAIAAQAIDVVGLPAIIRPSFTMGGTGGGIAYNRSEFFEIIGGGLDASPTTEVLIEESVLGWKEYEMEVVRDKADNCIIICSIENIDPMGVHTGDSITVAPALTLTDKEYQMMRNASIAVLREIGVETGGSNVQFAVNPKDGRLVVIEMNPRVSRSSALASKATGFPIAKVAAKLAIGYTLDELENDITGGATPASFEPSIDYVVTKIPRFAFEKFPGASPILTTAMKSVGEVMAIGRTFAESLQKALRGMETGLTGLDEIEIPGFEEGEGSKNAIRAAIGTPTPDRLRMVAQALRMGMTEEEVHENSKIDPWFIAQFKAIVDTEARIREHGLPQDAENLRMLKAMGFSDARLASLTSKRPKEVAELRNSLNVRPVFKRIDTCAAEFASPTAYMYSTYEIPFVGAARSEAQVSARRKVVILGGGPNRIGQGIEFDYCCCHAAFALKDAGFEAIMINCNPETVSTDYDTSDRLYFEPLTAEDVIEIMRAEQEKGELVGVIVQFGGQTPLKLAEALEKNGIPILGTAPDMIDLAEDRDRFQKLLMKLDLAQPNNGIAYSVEQARLVASEIGFPLVVRPSYVLGGRAMQIIHSEGQLQSYLLDTVPGLVPEDIKQRYPNDKTGQINTLLGKNPLLFDSYLTNAVEVDVDALCDGENVFVSGIMEHIEEAGIHSGDSACSLPSRSLSKETLDELERQTTALAKALNVGGLMNVQYAIKDGTIYVLEVNPRASRTVPFVAKTIGAPIAKIAARVMAGEKLGPAIAAYGEKPDPRNLKHIAVKEAVFPFARFPGVDILLGPEMRSTGEVIGLDTDFALAFAKSQLGAGVDLPRSGTVFVSVRDEDKEGVLSAIRILVESGFKVLATGGTQRFLAEQGINAEKINKVQEGRPHIEDAIRNRQVQLVINTTDSNKAISDSKSLRRATLMQKVPYYTTMAGAEAAALAIKALKAGNLEVKPLQSYFN from the coding sequence ATGCCGAAGCGCCAAGATATCAAGTCCATCCTCATCATTGGCGCGGGACCGATCGTCATCGGTCAGGCATGTGAATTCGACTATTCAGGCACACAGGCCTGCAAGGCGCTGAAGGAAGAGGGTTACCGGGTCATTCTGGTCAACTCAAACCCGGCGACGATCATGACCGATCCGGGCCTTGCCGACGCCACCTATGTCGAGCCGATCACCCCTGAAGTCGTCGCCAAGATCATCGCCAAGGAGCGCCCGGACGCGCTTCTGCCGACCATGGGGGGCCAGACGGCGCTCAATACCGCGCTTTCTCTCAAACGCATGGGCGTTCTCGACCGCTACAATGTCGAAATGATCGGCGCCAAGCCCGAAGCCATCGACATGGCCGAAGACCGCGCCTTGTTCCGCGAAGCCATGGCCCGCATCGGCCTCGAAACGCCGAAGTCCATGCTCGCCAATGCGACTGAAATCAAGGACGCCGACCGCAAGACGCACGAAGCCGCCCGCACTGAACTCAAGGCAAAACTGTCCGGCGCAGAGTTGGACAAGGCTCTCGACAACCTCGAAAACCAGTGGAACCTTGGCGAGACGGACCGCAAGCAGCGCTATATCAGCCATGCCATGGCCATTGCCGCGCAGGCCATCGACGTCGTCGGCCTGCCCGCCATCATCCGCCCTTCCTTCACCATGGGCGGCACAGGCGGCGGCATCGCCTACAACCGTTCGGAATTCTTCGAAATCATCGGCGGCGGTCTCGACGCATCGCCCACCACCGAAGTGCTGATCGAAGAATCTGTTCTTGGCTGGAAAGAATATGAAATGGAAGTGGTCCGCGACAAGGCGGACAACTGCATCATCATCTGCTCCATCGAAAACATCGACCCGATGGGCGTGCACACCGGCGACAGCATCACCGTTGCCCCTGCCCTGACGCTGACCGACAAAGAATACCAGATGATGCGCAACGCATCGATTGCGGTGTTGCGCGAGATTGGTGTCGAGACCGGCGGCTCCAACGTGCAGTTCGCCGTGAACCCCAAGGATGGCCGTCTGGTCGTCATCGAAATGAACCCGCGCGTTTCCCGCTCATCCGCGCTTGCTTCCAAGGCAACCGGCTTCCCGATTGCCAAGGTCGCCGCCAAGCTCGCTATCGGCTATACGCTGGACGAGCTGGAAAACGACATCACCGGCGGTGCGACCCCAGCGTCCTTCGAGCCGTCAATCGACTATGTCGTCACCAAAATTCCACGTTTCGCCTTCGAAAAATTCCCCGGCGCGTCGCCGATCCTCACCACCGCGATGAAGTCGGTCGGTGAAGTCATGGCCATCGGCCGCACCTTCGCCGAATCGCTGCAGAAGGCGCTGCGCGGCATGGAAACCGGCCTCACCGGTCTCGATGAAATCGAAATCCCCGGCTTTGAAGAAGGCGAAGGTTCCAAGAACGCCATCCGCGCCGCCATCGGCACGCCGACGCCGGATCGCCTGCGCATGGTCGCACAGGCGCTGCGCATGGGCATGACCGAAGAGGAAGTCCACGAAAACTCGAAGATCGATCCGTGGTTCATCGCCCAGTTCAAGGCCATCGTCGACACGGAAGCCCGCATTCGCGAGCACGGCCTGCCGCAGGATGCCGAAAACCTGCGCATGCTGAAAGCCATGGGCTTCTCCGACGCCCGCCTCGCCAGCCTGACGTCCAAGCGCCCGAAAGAAGTGGCCGAGCTGCGCAACAGCCTGAACGTCCGCCCGGTCTTCAAGCGCATCGACACATGCGCTGCCGAATTCGCCTCGCCCACCGCTTACATGTATTCGACCTACGAAATTCCCTTCGTCGGCGCGGCCCGCTCCGAAGCCCAGGTTTCCGCTCGCCGAAAGGTCGTCATCCTCGGCGGCGGTCCGAATCGCATCGGCCAGGGCATCGAGTTCGATTATTGCTGCTGCCACGCCGCCTTCGCGCTGAAGGATGCCGGCTTCGAAGCCATCATGATCAACTGCAACCCGGAAACCGTCTCCACCGACTATGACACCTCCGACCGCCTCTATTTCGAGCCGCTGACGGCCGAAGACGTGATCGAGATCATGCGCGCCGAACAGGAAAAGGGTGAGCTGGTCGGCGTCATCGTGCAGTTTGGCGGCCAGACCCCGCTGAAACTTGCCGAAGCGCTGGAAAAGAACGGCATCCCGATCCTCGGCACCGCGCCTGACATGATCGACCTTGCCGAAGACCGCGACCGCTTCCAGAAGCTCCTGATGAAGCTCGATCTCGCCCAGCCGAACAACGGCATCGCCTATTCGGTCGAACAGGCCCGCCTCGTCGCCTCGGAAATCGGCTTCCCGCTGGTCGTGCGTCCGTCCTACGTTCTGGGTGGCCGCGCCATGCAGATCATCCACTCGGAAGGCCAGCTCCAGAGCTATCTGCTCGATACCGTTCCGGGCCTCGTACCCGAAGATATCAAGCAGCGTTACCCGAACGACAAGACCGGCCAGATCAACACCCTGCTCGGCAAGAACCCGCTGCTGTTCGACAGCTATCTGACCAACGCCGTCGAAGTGGACGTCGATGCGCTGTGCGACGGCGAAAACGTCTTCGTTTCCGGCATCATGGAACACATCGAAGAAGCCGGCATCCATTCGGGCGATAGCGCCTGCTCGCTGCCTTCCCGTTCGCTGAGCAAGGAAACCCTCGATGAGCTGGAACGCCAGACGACGGCTCTTGCCAAGGCGCTCAATGTCGGTGGTCTGATGAACGTGCAATATGCCATCAAGGACGGCACGATCTACGTTCTCGAAGTCAACCCGCGCGCCTCGCGTACCGTGCCTTTCGTCGCCAAGACCATCGGTGCACCGATCGCCAAGATCGCCGCCCGCGTCATGGCCGGTGAAAAGCTTGGTCCCGCAATCGCCGCTTATGGCGAAAAGCCGGATCCGCGCAACCTGAAGCATATCGCCGTCAAGGAAGCCGTCTTCCCCTTCGCGCGCTTCCCCGGCGTCGACATCCTGCTCGGGCCGGAAATGCGCTCAACCGGTGAGGTCATCGGCCTCGACACGGATTTCGCGCTCGCCTTCGCCAAGAGCCAGCTCGGTGCCGGCGTCGACCTGCCGCGTTCCGGCACCGTCTTCGTATCGGTGCGTGACGAGGACAAGGAAGGCGTGCTTTCCGCCATCCGCATTCTCGTGGAAAGCGGCTTCAAGGTGCTGGCAACCGGCGGCACCCAGCGTTTCCTCGCCGAACAAGGCATCAACGCCGAAAAGATCAACAAGGTGCAGGAAGGCCGTCCGCATATCGAAGACGCCATCCGCAACCGTCAGGTCCAGCTGGTCATCAACACCACCGACAGCAACAAGGCGATTTCGGACTCGAAGTCGCTGCGCCGCGCAACGCTGATGCAGAAGGTGCCTTACTACACGACGATGGCCGGTGCGGAAGCTGCAGCGCTTGCCATCAAGGCGCTGAAGGCCGGCAATCTGGAAGTGAAGCCGCTGCAAAGCTACTTCAACTAA
- a CDS encoding GGDEF domain-containing protein — translation MLGELDLATVILMQKCSYIVGLLSFIYLKMSNRGLPGPAPLAAGFAAMTVGSTLAGYGEWKILSPALWQFGSILFGIVGYALIWLGLKTLSDGRFVNRKTILFTCLIAVLAMGVALQVADNNAFRAALFNGCAALAYLGGAGVLFARRRKEPLLSRLALGAITGISGLISLAVMKSVLLPDYASIDLVNAFFFIIMLNFAIALFVMMLVAERSERKLLVLANTDPLTGVKNRRFFFQTMPAAPDPTDAAMLLDIDHFKSINDRFGHAVGDSVLQEVARRIGGSIRGGDVLARYGGEEFIIFLPGAGVHRACMIGERIRDAVAVTEVDCGGLRVGVTISIGVAASGDVGCDLQALAEMADRALYRAKTEGRNCVREAFAA, via the coding sequence ATGCTGGGTGAACTCGACCTTGCAACAGTCATACTGATGCAAAAATGTTCTTACATCGTTGGGCTGTTGAGCTTTATCTACCTGAAAATGAGCAATCGCGGTTTGCCCGGTCCCGCTCCGCTTGCTGCGGGTTTCGCGGCGATGACGGTCGGCTCCACGCTTGCCGGTTACGGCGAATGGAAGATATTATCGCCGGCCCTTTGGCAGTTCGGCAGTATTCTGTTCGGTATTGTGGGATATGCGCTGATCTGGCTTGGCCTGAAGACGTTGAGCGACGGACGCTTCGTAAATCGCAAAACCATATTGTTTACCTGTCTTATCGCGGTACTGGCGATGGGCGTTGCGCTGCAGGTGGCCGACAATAATGCGTTTCGCGCGGCGCTGTTTAATGGCTGTGCGGCTCTGGCCTATCTTGGCGGAGCGGGCGTGCTTTTTGCCCGGCGGCGGAAAGAGCCGCTTCTTTCCCGACTGGCGCTCGGCGCCATTACCGGCATTTCCGGCCTGATATCGCTTGCGGTGATGAAAAGCGTGCTTTTGCCCGATTATGCCAGCATCGATCTCGTCAACGCGTTTTTCTTCATCATCATGCTGAACTTCGCCATCGCGCTCTTCGTGATGATGCTGGTGGCGGAGCGATCCGAACGGAAATTGCTGGTTCTGGCGAATACCGATCCGCTGACGGGCGTCAAGAACCGGCGTTTCTTCTTCCAGACCATGCCAGCGGCTCCCGATCCCACCGACGCGGCCATGTTGCTCGATATCGATCACTTCAAGTCGATCAACGACCGTTTCGGCCATGCCGTCGGCGACAGCGTGTTGCAGGAAGTGGCAAGGCGCATCGGCGGCAGCATCCGTGGCGGCGATGTGCTGGCGCGTTACGGCGGCGAGGAATTCATCATTTTCCTGCCCGGCGCCGGCGTACACAGGGCCTGTATGATCGGCGAACGCATTCGCGACGCGGTCGCGGTGACGGAGGTGGATTGCGGCGGTTTGCGGGTCGGTGTGACAATCAGCATCGGCGTCGCCGCGAGCGGTGATGTCGGCTGCGATCTCCAGGCGCTTGCCGAAATGGCAGACCGTGCGCTTTACCGGGCAAAGACCGAAGGGCGCAATTGCGTTCGCGAGGCTTTTGCAGCCTAG
- a CDS encoding UdgX family uracil-DNA binding protein (This protein belongs to the uracil DNA glycosylase superfamily, members of which act in excision repair of DNA. However, it belongs more specifically to UdgX branch, whose founding member was found to bind uracil in DNA (where it does not belong), without cleaving it, appears to promote DNA repair by a pathway involving RecA, rather than base excision.), whose translation MYGPVMEGRGDFGEWRDAARAALAANVRPDMIDWRLRDDEAGLLDFAGEPLPAVAIRDGQVAVPASFVALAQAIICHSDPGRFALLYRLLWRLRRDRALFQFKSDPDVAGARLLEKSVRRDCHKMTAFVRFKELLLPQGQGGRRRFIAWFEPDHFIVERTAAFFQRRFTDMDWLIATPKGSARWDGNVLQTSRETAVKPDLTDETDELWRTYYANIFNPARLKIKAMTAEMPKKYWKNLPEADLIPGLVLGAEARVLEMAARAASQPQPFHHRLQAAASAREMPQPVPDGTLASLAREAGQCTRCALHCKATQTVFGEGPEDADIMIVGEQPGDHEDLAGKPFVGPAGQLFDRTLVEIGVERKKLYVTNAVKHFKYETRGKRRIHQRPNAGEVEQCRWWLNREIALVRPKLIVAMGATALYALTGGKEKVTEIRGRPLPMEEGRTLFVTVHPSYLLRLADVRAKEAEIARFRRDMQIIRRF comes from the coding sequence ATGTATGGTCCGGTTATGGAAGGGCGGGGCGATTTCGGCGAGTGGCGCGACGCCGCGCGCGCGGCCCTTGCCGCCAATGTCAGGCCTGACATGATTGACTGGCGGCTGCGGGATGACGAAGCGGGGCTTCTGGATTTTGCGGGCGAACCATTGCCGGCTGTCGCTATCCGGGACGGGCAGGTTGCTGTCCCCGCCTCCTTCGTCGCGCTGGCACAGGCAATCATCTGTCACAGCGATCCCGGCCGCTTCGCGCTGCTTTACCGGCTGTTGTGGCGGCTGAGGCGGGATCGCGCCCTGTTCCAGTTTAAGTCCGATCCTGACGTTGCCGGGGCGCGGTTGCTGGAGAAATCCGTGCGCCGCGATTGTCACAAGATGACGGCCTTCGTTCGTTTCAAGGAATTGCTCTTGCCGCAGGGGCAGGGCGGGCGTCGGCGGTTTATTGCCTGGTTCGAGCCGGATCATTTCATCGTCGAGCGGACGGCGGCATTCTTTCAGCGTCGGTTCACCGATATGGACTGGCTGATCGCGACGCCGAAGGGGTCCGCGCGGTGGGACGGAAATGTGCTGCAGACTTCGCGGGAAACGGCGGTAAAACCCGATCTGACGGACGAGACGGATGAACTCTGGAGGACCTATTATGCCAATATTTTCAATCCCGCCCGCCTGAAGATCAAGGCGATGACGGCGGAGATGCCGAAGAAATACTGGAAGAACCTGCCGGAAGCGGACCTCATACCCGGTCTTGTTCTGGGGGCGGAAGCGCGGGTGCTGGAGATGGCGGCCAGGGCGGCAAGCCAGCCGCAGCCCTTTCACCACCGCCTGCAGGCCGCAGCGTCTGCGCGCGAGATGCCGCAACCCGTGCCGGACGGCACCCTTGCGTCGCTGGCGCGGGAGGCTGGCCAATGCACCCGCTGCGCCCTGCACTGCAAGGCCACGCAGACGGTTTTCGGGGAAGGGCCTGAAGACGCTGATATCATGATCGTCGGCGAACAGCCGGGTGATCACGAAGATCTCGCCGGCAAGCCCTTCGTCGGCCCGGCAGGTCAGCTCTTCGACCGGACGCTGGTTGAGATCGGTGTCGAACGCAAAAAGCTCTACGTCACCAACGCCGTCAAGCACTTCAAGTATGAGACACGCGGCAAGAGGCGCATCCATCAGCGGCCGAATGCGGGAGAGGTGGAGCAATGTCGCTGGTGGCTTAACCGGGAAATTGCGCTCGTGCGGCCGAAACTGATCGTGGCCATGGGCGCAACCGCGCTTTATGCGCTGACCGGCGGCAAGGAGAAGGTTACTGAAATCCGCGGGCGTCCTTTGCCGATGGAGGAGGGCCGGACGCTTTTTGTGACCGTGCATCCGTCCTATCTCCTGCGCCTTGCCGATGTCAGGGCGAAGGAGGCGGAAATAGCGCGCTTCCGGAGGGATATGCAGATAATAAGGCGATTCTAA
- a CDS encoding putative DNA modification/repair radical SAM protein codes for MKKSIRQRLAILSDAAKYDASCASSGTVKRNSAASGGLGSTEGSGICHAYAPDGRCISLLKILLTNFCIYDCAYCINRSSSNVERARFTAEEVVWLTLEFYRRNYIEGLFLSSGIIRSSDHTMEEMVRVARELRVSHGFRGYIHLKSIPEASPKLIEEAGLYADRLSINIELPTDSGVSRFAPEKQPANIRRSMADIRLKIEEAGEPTVRTKTTRRFAPAGQSTQMIVGADGADDSTILSTSARLYGSYGLRRVYYSAFSPIPDSSKNLPLIKPPLMREHRLYQADWLYRFYGFDIGEITAIGGDGMLDLDIDPKLAWALKQRDRFPVDINVADREMLLRVPGFGTKTVASILSSRRFRRVRLEDLARFGVSLKKVRAFVVADGWTPGKLTERPDLRAMFAPQPEQLSLL; via the coding sequence ATGAAGAAATCGATCAGGCAAAGGCTGGCCATTCTCTCCGACGCGGCGAAGTATGACGCATCCTGCGCATCGAGCGGCACGGTGAAACGCAACTCCGCAGCATCAGGCGGACTGGGTTCCACGGAAGGGTCGGGCATCTGCCACGCCTATGCGCCGGACGGGCGCTGCATTTCGCTGCTGAAGATCCTGCTCACCAATTTCTGCATCTATGACTGCGCCTATTGCATCAACCGTTCCTCCAGCAATGTCGAGCGGGCGCGGTTCACCGCCGAGGAGGTGGTGTGGCTGACGCTGGAATTTTACCGGCGCAACTATATCGAGGGGCTGTTCTTATCCTCAGGCATTATCAGGTCCTCCGATCATACGATGGAAGAGATGGTGCGCGTGGCGCGGGAATTGCGCGTCAGCCATGGTTTTCGCGGTTATATTCATCTGAAATCCATTCCGGAAGCATCGCCCAAGCTCATCGAGGAGGCGGGGCTTTATGCCGATCGCCTGTCGATCAATATCGAATTGCCGACCGATAGCGGCGTCAGTCGTTTCGCGCCGGAAAAGCAGCCTGCGAATATTCGCCGCTCCATGGCGGATATCCGTCTGAAGATCGAAGAGGCGGGGGAGCCAACCGTCAGGACAAAAACGACCAGACGTTTTGCGCCGGCCGGCCAGAGCACGCAGATGATCGTGGGGGCGGATGGCGCTGACGATAGCACCATTCTCTCCACCAGCGCCCGGCTCTATGGCAGTTATGGTTTGCGGCGCGTCTATTATTCCGCTTTCAGCCCCATTCCTGATTCATCGAAAAACCTGCCGCTCATCAAGCCGCCCTTGATGCGCGAGCACCGGCTTTACCAGGCGGACTGGCTTTACCGTTTTTACGGCTTCGACATCGGCGAGATAACGGCGATCGGTGGTGACGGCATGCTCGATCTCGATATCGACCCGAAGCTCGCCTGGGCGCTGAAACAGCGTGACCGGTTTCCGGTGGATATCAATGTCGCGGATCGGGAAATGCTGCTGCGGGTGCCCGGGTTCGGCACGAAGACCGTGGCCTCCATTCTGTCTTCCCGCAGGTTTCGGCGTGTGCGGCTGGAGGATCTGGCGCGTTTCGGTGTGTCGCTGAAAAAGGTTAGGGCATTCGTCGTGGCTGACGGCTGGACGCCGGGCAAGCTGACCGAGCGGCCGGATCTGCGGGCGATGTTTGCGCCCCAGCCCGAACAATTGTCGCTACTGTGA
- the greA gene encoding transcription elongation factor GreA: MVEKVPMTQGGFVKLQEELRFRQQEERPRIIEAIAEARAHGDLSENAEYHAAKEAQSHNEGRITELEDLTARAEVIDLSKMSGSKIKFGATVKLVDEDSDEEKTYQIVGDQEADVKAGRISISSPIARALIGKEVGDSIEVNAPGGAKGYEILAVQWG; encoded by the coding sequence ATGGTAGAAAAAGTACCGATGACTCAGGGTGGATTCGTCAAGCTGCAGGAGGAGCTGCGCTTTCGCCAGCAGGAGGAGCGTCCCCGTATCATCGAGGCAATTGCGGAAGCGCGCGCCCATGGCGACCTTTCGGAAAATGCCGAGTACCATGCTGCCAAGGAAGCACAGAGCCACAATGAAGGCCGCATCACCGAGCTCGAAGACCTGACCGCGCGTGCGGAAGTCATCGATCTTTCCAAGATGTCCGGTTCCAAGATCAAGTTCGGCGCCACCGTCAAGCTGGTCGATGAAGACAGCGACGAGGAAAAGACCTACCAGATCGTCGGCGATCAGGAAGCCGATGTGAAGGCGGGCCGCATTTCCATCTCCTCGCCCATCGCCCGCGCCCTCATCGGCAAGGAAGTCGGAGACAGCATCGAAGTCAACGCGCCTGGCGGCGCCAAGGGTTACGAGATTCTCGCGGTTCAATGGGGCTGA
- a CDS encoding glycosyltransferase family 4 protein encodes MSHVSLKDVQVLAPNFKRRLSGVTSTIVQLIPVQNRLGQKVATIGPGLPPHLPHVRFRELWRLWQNGPFGGPRIWHARRNLEMLPGIFMRDILRMKVKLLFTSAAQRRHSAYTRFLISKMDAVVATNTRSGSFLEVPHRVVMHGVDTELFHPATGPEDTIAATGLPGQYLIGCFGRVRHQKGTDLFVRAMIELLPHYPQWTAVVSGRVTTEHKAFGDALKADVAAAGLSDRIVLQGEVDDIKPWYRRLTLYVAPSRNEGFGLTPLEAMASETAVVASNAGAYEEMIVTGETGAVVDAGDYASLRDAIKTYLADPALAQAHASAGLAHVRSAFPLEKEATCLGEVYATLQRGDTPEIGQKLAD; translated from the coding sequence TTGTCCCACGTCAGTCTGAAAGATGTGCAGGTACTCGCGCCGAACTTCAAGCGCAGGCTCTCCGGCGTCACCTCCACCATCGTTCAGCTCATTCCAGTGCAGAACCGGCTGGGGCAGAAGGTCGCCACAATCGGCCCCGGCCTGCCGCCGCATCTGCCGCATGTGCGCTTCCGTGAACTGTGGCGGCTCTGGCAAAACGGCCCCTTCGGCGGCCCGCGCATCTGGCATGCCCGCCGCAATCTGGAAATGCTGCCGGGCATTTTCATGCGTGACATTCTGCGCATGAAGGTAAAGCTGCTCTTCACGTCAGCCGCACAGAGGCGGCATTCCGCCTATACGCGCTTTCTGATTTCGAAGATGGATGCGGTGGTTGCGACCAACACCCGCTCCGGCTCGTTCCTCGAAGTACCCCATCGCGTCGTCATGCATGGCGTCGATACCGAGCTGTTCCACCCCGCCACCGGCCCCGAAGACACGATCGCGGCAACCGGCCTGCCGGGACAATATCTGATCGGCTGCTTTGGGCGGGTGCGCCACCAGAAGGGCACCGATCTCTTCGTGCGCGCCATGATCGAACTTCTGCCTCACTACCCGCAGTGGACCGCCGTCGTCTCCGGCCGTGTAACGACAGAACACAAGGCCTTTGGTGATGCGCTCAAGGCCGATGTCGCCGCAGCCGGCCTTTCCGATCGCATCGTCCTTCAGGGCGAAGTCGACGACATCAAGCCGTGGTATCGGCGGCTGACGCTTTATGTCGCGCCATCCCGCAACGAAGGTTTCGGCCTGACGCCGCTCGAAGCCATGGCCTCGGAGACGGCCGTTGTCGCCAGCAATGCCGGCGCCTATGAGGAAATGATCGTCACGGGCGAAACCGGAGCGGTTGTCGATGCGGGTGACTACGCGTCGCTTAGAGATGCGATAAAGACCTATCTCGCCGATCCCGCCCTGGCTCAAGCCCACGCAAGCGCCGGACTGGCGCATGTGCGCAGCGCTTTTCCGCTGGAAAAAGAAGCGACGTGCCTCGGTGAAGTCTATGCGACGTTGCAGCGGGGTGATACCCCCGAAATCGGCCAAAAGTTGGCTGACTAG
- a CDS encoding Lrp/AsnC family transcriptional regulator — protein MTSVELDAIDLKILRELQRDGRMTNVELAERVGISAPPCLRRVRKLEEAGVIEGYHAMLNAPKLGFDLVAFCMIGLKRQSDSNLKAFAAATVGWSLVRQAWMVSGESDFLLHCVAKNLTEFQDFVIEVLTADENVDTVRTMLTIRQVKRVGLVEI, from the coding sequence GTGACCAGCGTCGAACTCGATGCCATCGATTTGAAAATCCTGCGCGAATTGCAGCGCGACGGGCGCATGACCAACGTGGAACTGGCCGAAAGGGTCGGAATTTCCGCGCCGCCATGCCTCAGGCGTGTCCGCAAGCTGGAAGAAGCCGGTGTGATCGAGGGTTATCACGCCATGTTGAACGCGCCGAAGCTTGGTTTCGACCTTGTCGCCTTCTGCATGATCGGCCTCAAGCGCCAGTCGGACAGCAATCTGAAGGCCTTTGCGGCCGCAACGGTCGGATGGTCGCTGGTGCGCCAGGCCTGGATGGTCTCAGGTGAAAGCGATTTCCTGCTGCATTGTGTGGCGAAGAACCTGACCGAGTTTCAGGATTTCGTCATCGAGGTTCTGACGGCGGACGAAAATGTCGATACGGTGCGCACCATGCTAACCATCCGTCAGGTCAAGCGTGTCGGCCTTGTGGAAATCTAG
- the trxB gene encoding thioredoxin-disulfide reductase, producing the protein MSARHTKVLIIGSGPAGYTAAIYAARAMLKPVLIAGMEQGGQLMITTDVENYPGFADPIQGPWLMDQMLKQATHVGAEIVSDLVTEVETNVRPFVVRTDSGQVWTADTLIIATGAKAKWLGIESEQHFQGFGVSACATCDGFFYRNKDVIVVGGGNSAVEEALYLAHIAKSVTVVHRRDSFRSEKILQERLFAKENVKILWNTEIAEITGAPAKPPMPPSVSGVRLRDTKTGAISDTPIDGVFVAIGHAPAVELFKGKVKLKDNGYMWTAPDSTATDVEGIFAAGDVTDDIYRQAITAAGMGCMAALEAERYLTAQQPLAVAAE; encoded by the coding sequence ATGTCTGCCCGCCACACCAAGGTATTGATCATTGGCTCCGGTCCCGCCGGTTATACCGCGGCGATCTACGCGGCCCGCGCAATGCTGAAACCCGTGCTGATTGCCGGCATGGAGCAGGGTGGCCAGCTGATGATCACCACCGATGTCGAAAACTATCCGGGCTTCGCCGATCCGATCCAGGGCCCCTGGCTGATGGACCAGATGTTGAAGCAGGCAACCCATGTGGGCGCGGAAATCGTCAGCGACCTCGTGACCGAAGTTGAAACCAACGTGCGGCCTTTCGTGGTCAGGACCGATTCCGGTCAGGTCTGGACTGCCGACACGCTGATCATCGCCACCGGCGCCAAGGCAAAGTGGCTCGGCATCGAGAGCGAGCAGCATTTCCAGGGCTTCGGCGTCTCCGCCTGCGCCACCTGCGATGGGTTCTTCTATCGCAATAAGGATGTGATCGTGGTTGGCGGCGGCAACTCCGCCGTGGAAGAAGCGCTCTATCTCGCGCATATCGCCAAATCGGTCACCGTCGTGCACCGCCGCGACAGCTTCCGCTCGGAAAAAATCCTGCAGGAACGGCTTTTCGCCAAGGAAAACGTCAAAATCCTCTGGAACACGGAAATCGCCGAAATCACTGGCGCTCCCGCCAAGCCGCCCATGCCGCCCTCCGTCTCGGGCGTAAGGCTGCGTGACACCAAGACCGGTGCAATCAGCGACACACCCATTGACGGCGTCTTCGTCGCCATCGGCCACGCCCCGGCGGTCGAACTTTTCAAGGGCAAGGTGAAGCTGAAGGATAACGGCTACATGTGGACCGCGCCCGATTCCACTGCCACCGACGTGGAAGGCATCTTCGCGGCCGGCGACGTCACCGACGATATTTACCGCCAGGCAATCACCGCCGCCGGCATGGGCTGCATGGCCGCCCTCGAAGCAGAACGCTATCTCACGGCGCAACAACCGCTCGCGGTTGCAGCGGAATAA